Proteins encoded by one window of Aphis gossypii isolate Hap1 chromosome X, ASM2018417v2, whole genome shotgun sequence:
- the LOC126551674 gene encoding uncharacterized protein LOC126551674 gives MSNRICCVVNCHNTYKNTKGKGVVFYTFPNKKHELHIKKLWIQAIKRVNENGDLWEPIRSSLICSSHFVENKCSKDPKSPSFFPTIFPEIYKKKSSNNHQQAARYKRHCNRQENNDTIDTIVTNNIVTIEPYISNDNIKSVHNVSTQTAFVVDDIDLSIFDCCFIDSNNVKTQVSIPNSFNSYTFGKPTTRDQSCGLDTPEQLILKSFRGYESVMNESQLKGLTGTSFQVFQLLLKFIPESSHSTVTRENRLFIFLMKIKLGISYSAISTFFNISRSTVTRIFNDCLHSLSIKTKNFIFWPDKNTISATLPESFKINYPNCRCIIDCTEIKTEQPNTVEQRVYMYSGYKSCYTIKILVAITPNGMISFVSKCYGGRTSDSFITNDSGFLSKLELGDVVLADKGFPGIKASCENSNCILVMPPILHHGRFTEDEVMETHTVASVRIRIERVFSRVKTHGILNKISMDLMPVIDEIIHICCVLTNLQLPILKK, from the exons ATGAGTAATCGAATATGTTGTGTCGTGAACTgtcataatacttataaaaatacaaaaggcAAAGGTGTGGTCTTTTATACTTTcccaaataaaaaacatgaactacacattaaaaaactttGGATTCAAGCTATTAAACGTGTTAA tgAAAATGGTGATTTATGGGAACCAATTCGAAGCAGTCTAATTTGTAGTTCTCATTTTGTTGAGAATAAGTGCTCAAAAGACCCAAAGAGTCCTTCTTTTTTTCCAACAATATTCCcagaaatatacaaaaaaaaatcatcaaacaATCATCAACAAGCAGCTAGGTATAAACGACATTGTAACCGCcaagaaaataatgatactatTGACACAAttgttactaataatattgtcactaTTGAACCTTACAtaagtaatgataatataaaatctgttCATAATGTTAGCACTCAAACAGCTTTTGTAGTTGATGACATAGATTTATCCATTTTTGATTGTTGTTTCATTGATAGCAATAATGTTAAGACACAAGTTTCCATACcaaattcatttaattctTATACTTTTGGTAAGCCTACAACTAGAGATCAGTCTTGTGGTCTGGACACTCCAGAgcaattaatacttaaatcatTTCGTGGCTATGAATCTGTTATGAATGAATCACAACTAAAGGGCTTAACTGGGACATCATTTcaagtttttcaattattactgAAATTCATTCCAGAATCATCACATAGCACTGTAACAAGAGAAAATAGactatttatctttttaatgaaaattaaacttgGTATATCATATTCAgctataagtacattttttaacataagtcGTTCAACAGTTActagaatatttaatgattgtttACATTCTTTgtcaattaaaactaaaaactttattttttggccagataaaaatactatttcagCAACATTGCctgaatcatttaaaataaattatcctaATTGCCGATGTATTATCGATTGTacagaaataaaaactgaacAACCTAATACAGTAGAACAAAGGGTATATATGTACTCTGGGTACAAAAgttgttatactattaaaattttagtggcAATAACACCGAATGGCATGATAAGTTTTGTATCTAAATGCTATGGAGGAAGGACTAGTGATTCGTTTATTACAAACGATAGTGGTTTCCTTTCAAAATTAGAATTGGGAGATGTTGTATTAGCAGACAAAGGATTTCCTGGCATTAAAGCTTCTTGTGAAAACTCTAACTGTATTTTAGTAATGCCTCCAATTTTGCACCATGGTAGATTCACTGAAGATGAAGTTATGGAAACCCATACCGTAGCTAGTGTGCGTATTCGTATTGAGAGAGTGTTTTCTAGAGTTAAAACACAtggtatactaaataaaatatccatgGATTTAATGCCAGTTATTGatgaaattattcatatttgttGTGTATTAACTAATCTCCAATTGccaatattaaagaaataa